One segment of Trypanosoma brucei brucei TREU927 chromosome 8, complete sequence DNA contains the following:
- a CDS encoding receptor-type adenylate cyclase GRESAG 4, putative: MASFMRLVTPLGAAVACSHLLMVVLPLLLLIPGLCADKDCNSSGKVSVKVHSLLYSSKISSKIYEPVIAGFNASLHAHNDDLPANVCTKVELVHVVSGGNHMNTIETMIGEGEENSNELPIVLGPFGDETTLHLTSKLEKLKVVAFSPFTGSSDVRVWKKNLYFLTASPVAEVLALIRYAVSQLRLQRLGFMYLKGVFYGDKEYELTLKVMSIMGRKLCGVFELDSSTDRRASDDDFEAAWKRFAPTMPQGVIVFGSPIEDTKRFLNRLLGSNELRGAYILIPSMLQYVIKNSWLDDLQLFNLNFSKVIVAGLTPLANDNEYIAVQKFQTDMGKYLGNNGKLNGHNYEKGHFYQHSTDGELMLHGWIVGEVLWRTLGSRELLCNRTTYMNSLYNQRRYVIDDLVIGDFGGECEGKAGQRGAACKCNQGGNVVYMKRMGTDRNLHPVKEGVVTLASSRCYTNLLQLYAPLNGIMFRLEDNPLAQRITEEYRDGASLVVGKGQLGQGDRFFLHELNSTSSATKHNMLEEVKERVVTAVFGVVDDALLSMTDMTFIDPIPLSPRLKHPGRNALHLSPTIEQQIFVIVKNFVVKNSSRRVRAIVRGGDARGIKSVLRRTLWVFGKFLRAVDTINDGESVRGMLHRSRDCFVFGLTEADITAIAEHLDNHRKVRVFVSFFDVALLYSEFVKVFKKHPQAAERLLFATSLPHWADNNTTSETVQEFHRDVGIQSKWTPLALLGYATARAMESVVSRMGRVNSEELINAIFSQSVIVADDMWYGPFEDSCASGSSVKDCAVNYGATHISVWSMARVLNPSVPPVSQPESPSIHYYSNGLNMTEEEFIGTIVGTILCLIALVLIVTVIRRLMRLNARDNENAPKELTDPVTLIFTDIESSTAQWAAHPELMPDAVATHHRLIRTLISKYGCYEVKTVGDSFMIACKSPFAATQLACDLQRCFLEHDWKTDVFDTSYREFERQRAEDDGDYVPPTGHLDPDVYSRLWNGLRVRVGIHTGLCDIRHDEVTKGYDYYGRTSNMAARTESIANGGQVLFTRSTYLSLSTSEREQLNVTALGDVPLRGVPEPVEMYQLNAVPGRTFAALRLDCQIIDEDDTSGACSEASSVGIGLGDAAQQVAACIEALLGAFPTAQRKKLLMPFCNRWGVSAPRNVSDTWDDTTCHAVTRLLAAKVGRVVDFGTRTGIGSLGASIRRGSFISPMASRIDIRGSSFAPSDIDVGVRTVHFIGLPDDDAGRCSH, from the coding sequence ATGGCTTCCTTCATGCGTCTTGTTACTCCACTTGGCGCTGCAGTGGCTTGCAGTCATCTCCTCATGGTTGTGTTACCGCTGCTGTTACTTATTCCTGGTTTATGTGCTGATAAAGACTGTAACAGCAGTGGTAAAGTGTCAGTGAAAGTGCACAGTTTGTTGTACAGCTCTAAGATATCAAGTAAAATCTATGAACCCGTCATTGCTGGTTTCAATGCCTCGCTACATGCGCATAATGATGATTTACCGGCAAATGTGTGCACAAAGGTTGAGCTCGTGCACGTTGTGAGTGGTGGGAATCATATGAATACTATTGAGACGATGATTGGGGAGGGTGAAGAAAATAGTAATGAACTGCCCATTGTGCTGGGACCTTTTGGTGATGAGACTACTCTCCATCTCACCTCGAAACTTGAGAAGTTAAAGGTAGTggccttttctccctttactgGATCTTcggatgtgcgtgtgtggaaaaagaatcTGTACTTCCTTACGGCATCGCCTGTTGCAGAGGTGCTTGCACTAATTCGTTATGCTGTGAGTCAATTGAGGCTTCAGCGACTGGGTTTTATGTACCTGAAGGGTGTGTTTTATGGCGATAAGGAGTACGAGCTGACACTTAAGGTAATGTCGATTATGGGCCGTAAATTGTGCGGTGTTTTCGAATTAGACAGCTCTACTGATAGAAGggcttctgatgatgattttGAGGCTGCATGGAAAAGGTTTGCTCCCACGATGCCACAAGGTGTAATTGTGTTTGGTTCGCCAATTGAGGATACGAAGAGGTTCCTGAATAGGTTATTGGGGAGCAATGAATTGAGAGGTGCTTATATATTAATTCCTTCCATGCTTCAATATGTTATCAAAAACAGTTGGCTGGATGATCTGCAATTATTTAATTTGAATTTCTCGAAAGTGATAGTTGCGGGTCTGACTCCACTTGCAAATGATAATGAATACATAGCGGTACAGAAGTTTCAGACTGATATGGGGAAGTACCTGGGAAATAATGGAAAACTTAATGGTCACAATTATGAAAAGGGTCACTTCTACCAGCACAGTACTGACGGAGAATTGATGCTGCACGGATGGATTGTGGGCGAGGTCTTGTGGCGTACACTGGGAAGTCGTGAATTACTGTGCAACCGTACAACTTACATGAACTCTCTGTACAACCAGCGTCGGTATGTTATCGATGATCTTGTGATTGGTGATTTTGGTGGTGAATGTGAGGGGAAGGCTGGTCAGCGTGGAGCTGCATGCAAATGTAATCAAGGTGGAAATGTTGTTTACATGAAGAGGATGGGAACTGATCGGAATCTACATCCTGTGAAGGAGGGTGTAGTGACTCTCGCTTCATCACGCTGCTATACGAATCTCTTACAACTGTATGCCCCATTGAATGGTATAATGTTTCGACTAGAAGACAATCCATTGGCGCAGCGGATTACAGAGGAATATCGCGATGGCGCCTCCCTCGTTGTTGGAAAGGGCCAATTGGGTCAAGGTGatcgcttctttttgcatGAACTGAATTCGACATCGAGTGCGACAAAGCACAACATGTTAGAGGAGGTTAAAGAGCGTGTTGTGACGGCTGTGTtcggtgttgtggatgatgCGCTACTGTCGATGACAGATATGACATTTATTGATCCCATTCCTCTCAGTCCCAGGTTGAAACACCCCGGAAGGAATGCGTTGCATTTGTCTCCAACAATTGAGCAGCAGATTTTTGTTATAGTTAAAAACTTTGTTGTTAAAAATTCTTCAAGAAGAGTGCGTGCCATTGTTCGCGGTGGTGATGCACGTGGAATAAAATCTGTGCTACGAAGGACACTTTGGGTTTTTGGAAAGTTTTTGAGGGCAGTTGACACTATTAATGATGGTGAAAGTGTGAGGGGGATGTTGCATCGCAGTCGTGATTGTTTCGTTTTCGGTCTAACTGAAGCTGATATTACTGCAATTGCTGAGCATCTTGACAATCACAGGAaagtgcgtgtatttgtgtcgTTCTTCGATGTGGCACTGCTGTACAGTGAGTTTGTGAAGGTATTCAAAAAGCATCCGCAAGCTGCCGAGCGGTTACTATTCGCAACAAGCCTACCACACTGGGCAGACAACAATACGACATCCGAGACGGTTCAGGAATTTCACAGGGACGTGGGGATTCAGAGTAAATGGACTCCACTGGCGCTGCTTGGGTATGCGACTGCACGTGCaatggaaagtgttgtgtcgCGAATGGGGCGTGTGAACTCAGAAGAGCTTATCAACGCCATATTCAGTCAGTCTGTAATTGTAGCGGATGACATGTGGTATGGACCCTTTGAGGACAGTTGCGCTAGCGGGTCCTCAGTGAAGGATTGCGCTGTGAATTACGGTGCGACACATATTTCCGTGTGGTCCATGGCTCGTGTGTTGAATCCTTCCGTACCTCCTGTTAGCCAACCCGAAAGTCCATCGATACATTATTATAGTAATGGATTGAATATGACTGAGGAAGAATTTATTGGCACAATTGTGGGtaccattttgtgtttgatagCACTTGTGCTGATAGTAACAGTTATACGGAGGTTAATGCGTCTTAACGCGCGGGATAACGAGAACGCACCAAAAGAATTGACAGACCCCGTAACGCTAATATTCACTGACATcgagagcagcactgcgcagtgggcagcacaccctgagcttatgcctgatgccgttgcaacacatcaccgCCTAATTCGCACATTGATTTCCAAGTATGGATGCTATGAAGTGAAGACTGTTGGAGATTCTTTTATGATTGCATGCAAGAGCCCTTTCGCTGCTACGCAATTAGCATGTGACCTGCAACGATGCTTTTTAGAACATGATTGGAAGACTGATGTGTTTGATACGTCTTATCGTGAGTTTGAGCGGCAGCGTGCGGAAGATGATGGGGATTATGTTCCACCCACTGGCCATCTTGACCCTGATGTTTACAGTCGGTTGTGGAATGGACTGCGAGTGcgtgttggaatccacaccgggttgtgtgatattcggcatgatgaagtgacgaaaGGATATGACTACTACGGTCGTACATCGAATATGGCAGCACGGACTGAGAGCATTGCTAATGGGGGGCAGGTGCTGTTCACACGTTCGACATACCTTTCATTGAGTACTTCGGAGCGTGAGCAATTAAATGTGACTGCATTGGGTGATGTGCCACTGCGTGGTGTGCCGGAACCTGTGGAGATGTACCAATTGAATGCGGTACCCGGAAGGACATTCGCGGCACTGCGACTTGACTGTCAAATTAttgatgaagatgatacgAGTGGTGCTTGCAGTGAAGCAAGTTCTGTTGGGATTGGTCTTGGTGATGCCGCTCAACAGGTTGCTGCTTGCATTGAAGCACTACTTGGTGCATTCCCCACTGCGCAGCGTAAGAAATTACTTATGCCATTTTGTAACCGATGGGGAGTTTCGGCGCCTCGCAATGTTTCTGATACGTGGGATGATACCACGTGCCATGCTGTTACTCGCCTGCTTGCCGCGAAGGTTGGTCGTGTTGTGGATTTTGGGACGCGGACTGGTATTGGTAGTTTAGGCGCTAGCATAAGACGTGGTTCCTTTATATCACCAATGGCGTCTCGTATTGATATTCGTGGTAGTTCTTTTGCTCCTAGTGATATTGATGTTGGTGTGAGAACGGTTCATTTTATTGGTCTACCAGATGATGATGCTGGAAGGTGTTCTCATTAG
- a CDS encoding vacuolar-type proton translocating pyrophosphatase 1 (identical to GB:AAK95376.1: vacuolar-type proton translocating pyrophosphatase 1 {Trypanosoma brucei} (PMID:12121996)): MIKLSPLLLKAAVVTACLCSLAVASRVEKQTTLKPIENATTYQQELGGRGKVDSPIAPGDAVSITSGIKVMSVTTATAIIFLASAFGFSFAMYWWYVASDIKITPGKGNIMRNAHLTDEVMRNVYVISKRVSDGANAFLFAEYRYMGIFMLGFGALLYFLLGVAMSSPQGEGKDGRPPVAVEAPWVNAAFSLYAFVIGAFTSVLAGWIGMRIAVYTNSRTAVMATVGSGGSDDDVLANGSQSRGYALAFQTAFRGGITMGFALTSIGLFALFCTVKLMQTYFGDSAERLPELFECVAAFGLGGSSVACFGRVGGGIYTKAADVGADLVGKVEKNIPEDDARNPGVIADCIGDNVGDIAGMGSDLFGSFGEATCAALVIAASSAELSADFTCMMYPLLITAGGIFVCIGTALLAATNSGVKWAEDIEPTLKHQLLVSTIGATVVLVFITAYSLPDAFTVGAVETTKWRAMVCVLCGLWSGLLIGYSTEYFTSNSYRPVQEIAESCETGAATNIIYGLSLGYISVLPPILAMAFTIYLSHHCAGLYGYALAALGILSTMSIALTIDAYGPISDNAGGIAEMAHMGHEIREITDALDAAGNTTAAIGKGFAIGSAAFVALALYGAYVSRVGISTVNLLDARVMAGLLLGAMLPYWFSALTMKSVGVAAMDMVNEIRRQFQDPAVAAGTKEPDYESCVNIATGAALQQMVAPACLVMLAPIVTGILFGRYTLAGLLPGALVSGVQVAISASNTGGAWDNAKKYIEKGGLRDKSKGKGSPQHAAAVIGDTVGDPLKDTSGPALNILVKLMAIISVVFAPVVQSKLGGLLVK; encoded by the coding sequence ATGATTAAATTGTCACCACTGCTTCTAAAAGCAGCCGTAGTGACGGCATGTTTATGCAGTCTTGCCGTCGCTTCAAGAGTTGAAAAACAGACAACACTCAAACCAATCGAAAATGCCACAACTTACCAACAGGAGCTGGGGGGAAGAGGCAAGGTGGATTCACCGATTGCACCCGGTGACGCGGTATCCATCACAAGTGGTATTAAAGTGATGAGTGTCACGACAGCTACTGCTATCATTTTCTTAGCTAGTGCGTTTGGTTTCAGTTTTGCCATGTACTGGTGGTATGTTGCATCTGACATTAAAATCACCCCTGGCAAGGGTAATATCATGCGTAACGCTCATCTCACTGACGAGGTGATGCGGAACGTCTATGTGATTAGTAAGCGAGTATCTGACGGTGCCAAcgcatttctttttgcagAGTATCGGTACATGGGCATATTTATGCTTGGGTTCGGTGCTTTGCTCTATTTCCTACTTGGCGTGGCCATGTCCTCACCGCAGGGCGAAGGGAAAGACGGCCGGCCTCCGGTGGCCGTGGAGGCCCCGTGGGTGAATGCTGCATTTTCCCTTTACGCATTTGTTATTGGAGCCTTCACGTCTGTGCTTGCCGGTTGGATTGGAATGCGCATTGCGGTGTATACCAACTCCCGCACCGCCGTCATGGCGACTGTAGGAAGCGGTGGGAGCGACGATGACGTGTTGGCAAATGGCAGCCAATCTCGGGGTTACGCTTTGGCGTTCCAAACAGCGTTCCGAGGTGGCATCACAATGGGTTTCGCACTCACATCCATTGGTCTGTTTGCTCTCTTCTGCACGGTGAAACTGATGCAGACGTACTTTGGTGACTCGGCCGAGAGGCTGCCGGAATTGTTCGAGTGTGTCGCTGCTTTTGGATTGGGCGGGTCATCCGTGGCGTGCTTCGGCCGTGTGGGAGGTGGTATTTACACCAAAGCCGCTGATGTTGGTGCCGACCTTGTAgggaaagtggaaaagaaCATTCCCGAGGATGACGCACGTAACCCCGGTGTGATCGCCGACTGCATCGGTGACAACGTTGGTGATATTGCCGGCATGGGCTCTGATCTCTTTGGAAGCTTTGGTGAGGCGACATGCGCGGCGCTGGTTATTGCTGCAAGCTCCGCCGAGCTCAGCGCAGACTTCACCTGCATGATGTACCCGCTTTTGATCACTGCCGGTGGTATTTTCGTTTGTATTGGTACCGCACTTCTTGCGGCAACTAACAGTGGTGTGAAATGGGCTGAGGACATCGAGCCCACACTCAAGCATCAGCTGCTGGTGTCAACCATTGGCGCAACGGTTGTGCTTGTGTTCATAACGGCTTACTCACTTCCAGATGCCTTTACCGTTGGAGCAGTAGAAACTACCAAGTGGAGGGCAATGGTGTGCGTTCTATGCGGTTTGTGGTCTGGTCTTCTTATTGGTTACTCCACTGAGTACTTCACTTCCAACAGCTATCGTCCTGTGCAGGAGATCGCAGAGTCGTGTGAAACGGGTGCCGCTACGAACATCATCTACGGCCTTTCACTCGGTTACATTTCGGTGCTCCCTCCTATTCTGGCTATGGCTTTCACGATTTACCTTTCGCACCACTGTGCGGGTTTGTACGGATATGCGCTTGCTGCGCTGGGCATTCTGTCCACCATGTCTATTGCGCTGACAATTGATGCCTACGGCCCCATTTCTGACAATGCCGGTGGCATTGCTGAAATGGCTCACATGGGACATGAAATCCGTGAGATCACTGACGCGCTTGACGCTGCAGGTAATACCACCGCTGCAATAGGAAAGGGTTTTGCCATTGGTtccgctgcttttgtggcGTTGGCTCTGTATGGAGCGTACGTGTCACGTGTTGGCATCTCCACTGTTAATTTGTTGGATGCTCGAGTGATGGCTGGCCTGCTCCTTGGTGCCATGCTTCCTTACTGGTTTTCCGCCCTTACGATGAAGTCAGTGGGTGTAGCAGCGATGGATATGGTGAATGAGATCCGCCGCCAGTTCCAGGATCCAGCTGTGGCTGCTGGAACGAAGGAGCCCGATTATGAGAGTTGCGTGAACATTGCAACGGGTGCGGCACTGCAGCAGATGGTGGCCCCCGCTTGCCTGGTGATGCTCGCTCCAATTGTGACTGGCATTTTGTTTGGCCGTTACACACTTGCAGGGCTGCTTCCTGGTGCACTTGTCTCTGGTGTGCAAGTGGCCATCAGCGCCTCCAACACTGGTGGGGCGTGGGATAAcgcaaagaaatatattgaGAAGGGTGGCCTACGTGAcaagagtaaaggaaaaggttcGCCTCAGCACGCGGCTGCGGTGATTGGCGATACGGTTGGAGACCCACTGAAGGACACGTCGGGTCCAGCGCTGAATATTCTTGTGAAGTTAATGGCCATCATTTCAGTAGTGTTCGCCCCGGTTGTGCAGTCCAAGTTGGGAGGGCTTCTGGTGAAGTAA